A window of the Phragmites australis chromosome 20, lpPhrAust1.1, whole genome shotgun sequence genome harbors these coding sequences:
- the LOC133901928 gene encoding uncharacterized protein LOC133901928 isoform X1: protein MDGASWPARWPPPAPPPSALAAPAPPLPSQMDGFNLRHLLRPFAAQESAAGARSAAVPGQLVTNPSSSQSGQPAKPGPSNELLAQVPGSYSYSTFGLAPDLKALFHKPNASNAAGIVDLTRASPLRSAASLTKYPRHGLSASSSNEQSSLGALFLNKSANGMGTFPGEMSANEGITHGGIQFQESSAHIPHKLPFKSTPNHPALFGDRICVSCLNVGGEFFVGEAGLFGVICLCHRLRMSVAKFCEHAGGPPEKAGEIVHVENGMSIAQWFKFCIGVGGSIADTKWDWPEWACMKNSPEEYRLRGLTSRNSGIGKIELLGGYGKITGPINKPVHSSDLYIEGGGCTNVEKLVNRPDETNYRKSVDAHEAFTKNSTSLQNSTIMNLGLAKNHMTDTLDLNPLSTPSGSLHFKAGVGRHYNGNHSAHNYGILLEKNFDASFHNPGPSSTRVPNHDNRACRPDFSHKIFQDSLSTVSNTELKLGQSSYHQSVTTLFPSVQSRVIEFQKPQSHVPLINQNPCPKQATKVNKGVAEHNEAPIGTGNKKQSLEFANGTKRSEGDELTDDASTNSFISLFLSHLERNNTPEPVDDILNSNAHYLPKALDVACSIDHSKVASRQIEKRANDNHSKLAPTIVQMKRRSDGISLSMASSGYNHQDVPHANSQESLIHGDCLSHMLPSQPNAGISKFCARGSCPANCMSCTHAGDKSHQVAPAEIGVPCFYDKMARGQGTFECVDDLCAHRSLRAFAKISCENGKSCSSREFPPSFCQNDQSTLGKSICGCCCKIQEDVSKLGLRPGHLCSTHFSSDGGPILASKPTLEGLNELCTCSTFIQRSSLCSREHILQSSCYACPIDGFRYRSSIGHATNSLMKNSLLDALNKKERGPCCDGRFCYSIVPKCLSGCGFTKNCDVRIDQIGHTVPKGKHQLQMPARCCTLGENEKLTCQCLSNRITGGSISQVMSQPSIAIMERLKNLSEASVADGSWSKAVTEEKGAYRDSVISKGQPKFGFSSGSSSAVVTKFQTSPEFNNVSSCTAKHSKHKSLCDEGSRIEKCSASSYVPSSTGCEEALNSFPRSQLSPSRVKRRCNQISDGSRLDEKDNDELSFGLPKKTRTLRCSAKRSESDDCTRTSSQSSRKEGSQPQNEGNSFSCRVLRTKRKHPTMHLNSQNKSFKGVDEQPNDKGIFLGGLDFSDRKKQIEDITTLDRAQHHQEGSRVFARKLPKYVSLNSIVNEPNGEDACSGSAGIDSSLIATGIANDNRRSPKIVPLNLILKKAKRCRTVKPHCKTKSIHLSEGKSSDYSVDSSDYSVDKYSVDNEHHSPQAEDEMQSSKKSRYSSNGSRPHVEAHCKSPCGVLGEDGPLGPDVETNQLSITSSRSNGIKNRRASVSLTRIKRHEEFANRPAFYSGSDKGNAVQAHEVNVKRYDGRLNSGASCCVCGISNLEPCNQLIECSKCYIKVHQACYGVLKVPRGKWFCRPCKTNTLNTVCVLCGYGGGAMARALKSKNMLKSLLKSLTATARSENYVDSLGNASGLRNPVDSAHGDNIISTENTTSNSRTSINHDSSLLGPRTMQWVHMVCGLWTPGTKCPNATTMSAFDISGASPAKRNTACSMCNRTGGSFIKCRDVNCSVLFHPWCAHRRGLLQSEAEGEHKENVGFYGRCLDHAIDVSNHINPKKECLRSNNWACARTEGFKGRKGEGWTGANHKTSEEYSGEFSVSQEQINAWLRINGSKSCGRGQFSFQKEYIHYKQLKGWKHLVVYKSGIHGLGLYTSVFIPRGSMVVEYVGEIVGQRVADKREIEYQSGKRQQYKSACYFFKIDREHIIDATRKGGIARFVNHSCQPNCVAKIISVRNEKKVVFFAERHINPGEEITYDYHFNREDEGQRIPCFCRSRYCRRYLN from the exons ATGGACGGCGCGTCGTGGCCCGCGCGGTGGCCGCCACCGGCGCCTCCCCCCTCTGCGTTGgctgcgccggcgccgccgctgccaagcCAG ATGGACGGCTTCAATCTGCGCCACCTGCTCCGCCCCTTCGCCGCGCAGGAGTCCGCGGCGGGTGCCCGATCAGCGGCAGTGCCAGGGCAGCTGGTCACGAATCCTTCGAGCTCGCAATCCGGCCAGCCTGCGAAACCGGGGCCAAGCAACGAGTTGCTCGCTCAAGTTCCGGGGAGTTACTCTTATTCCACTTTCGGCCTTGCGCCGGACCTTAAGGCGTTGTTCCACAAGCCGAATGCAAGCAATGCTGCTGGTATTGTTGATCTCACTCGCGCTTCTCCGCTTCGCAGCGCCGCCTCTCTGACCAAGTATCCGAGACATGGATTGTCAGCTAGCAGTAGCAATGAGCAGTCCTCTCTTGGAGCACTGTTTCTGAACAAAAGTGCTAATGGAATGGGTACTTTCCCGGGGGAAATGTCAGCTAATGAAG GGATAACACACGGTGGCATACAGTTTCAGGAGTCAAGTGCGCACATACCGCACAAACTGCCATTCAAATCAACTCCTAATCATCCTGCACTGTTTGGTGATCGTATCTGTGTCTCCTGCCTGAATGTTG GTGGAGAGTTCTTTGTGGGTGAAGCTGGGCTTTTTGGAGTCATTTGCTTGTGTCATCGGTTGAGAATGTCTGTAGCTAAGTTCTGTGAG CATGCGGGAGGTCCTCCAGAAAAAGCTGGTGAAATTGTGCATGTGGAGAATGGCATGAGCATCGCACAATGGTTCAAATTCTGCATAGGG GTTGGAGGATCTATTGCTGACACCAAGTGGGATTGGCCAGAATGGGCATGTATGAAAAATTCTCCAGAAGAATACAGGTTGAGAGGTCTTACTTCAAGAAACagtggtataggaaaaatagagCTATTAGGTGGATATGGAAAAATCACTGGACCTATAAACAAACCAGTTCATTCCAGTGATCTGTACATTGAGGGTGGAGGATGCACTAATGTTGAGAAGCTAGTGAATAGGCCTGATGAAACAAATTACAGAAAGAGTGTTGATGCGCATGAAGCTTTTACAAAGAACTCTACTTCACTACAGAATTCCACGATAATGAATTTAGGGCTTGCTAAAAACCATATGACTGACACATTGGACCTGAACCCTCTTAGCACGCCAAGTGGAAGCCTGCACTTCAAAGCAGGCGTGGGAAGACATTACAATGGAAATCATTCGGCACATAATTATGGAATTCTGTTGGAGAAAAACTTTGATGCTTCTTTTCATAATCCTGGGCCAAGTTCCACAAGAGTTCCGAACCATGATAATAGGGCATGCAGGCCTGATTTCTCACACAAAATATTCCAGGACAGTTTGAGCACTGTTTCAAACACTGAATTAAAACTTGGGCAATCTTCTTATCATCAATCTGTGACCACCCTATTTCCATCTGTGCAGTCAAGAGTAATTGAATTTCAGAAACCTCAGTCACATGTGCCATTGATAAATCAAA ATCCTTGTCCAAAGCAAGCAACTAAGGTCAACAAAGGTGTTGCAGAACATAATGAAGCACCAATTGGTACTGGAAATAAGAAGCAATCACTGGAATTTGCTAATGGCACAAAACGTTCTGAAGGTGATGAGCTTACAGATGATGCATCCACGAATTCATTTATCTCATTATTTCTTTCACACCTGGAGAGGAATAATACACCTGAACCCGTCGATGATATTCTCAACAGTAATGCGCATTATCTTCCTAAGGCCCTGGATGTTGCATGTAGTATTGATCATTCAAAAGTTGCAAGTAGACAGATTGAGAAAAGGGCTAATGATAATCATTCAAAGTTGGCCCCGACTATTGTTCAGATGAAAAGGAGATCAGACGGCATTTCTCTTTCTATGGCTTCCAGTGGATATAATCATCAAGATGTACCCCATGCTAACAGTCAGGAATCTTTGATCCATGGTGATTGCCTGTCGCATATGCTGCCCAGTCAACCTAATGCTGGAATCTCCAAATTTTGTGCAAGAGGTTCATGTCCTGCAAATTGCATGAGTTGCACTCATGCCGGCGATAAATCCCATCAGGTTGCACCTGCTGAGATTGGGGTTCCCTGTTTCTATGATAAAATG GCCAGGGGCCAAGGTACTTTTGAGTGTGTTGATGACTTGTGCGCACATAGAAGTTTGAGAGCTTTTGCCAAAATCAGCTGTGAGAATGGGAAATCTTGTTCTTCTCGGGAATTTCCACCTAGCTTTTGCCAAAATGATCAATCAACACTGGGAAAATCGATTTGTGGATGCTGTTGCAAAATTCAAGAAGATGTTTCCAAGCTTGGTCTTAGACCTGGTCACTTGTGCAGTACTCATTTTTCTAGTGATGGTGGTCCAATTCTAGCCAGTAAGCCTACTCTTGAAG gGTTAAATGAACTTTGTACCTGCTCCACTTTTATTCAAAGATCATCATTATGTTCTCGAGAACACATCTTGCAGTCTTCTTGTTATGCATGTCCCATTGATGGATTTCGCTACAGAAG TTCTATAGGACATGCAACAAACAGTTTGATGAAAAACTCTCTGCTTGATGCActtaataaaaaagaaagaggtcCTTGTTGTGATGGAAGATTCTGCTACTCTATAGTCCCAAAATGTTTGTCTGGTTGTGGCTTTACAAAGAACTGTGATGTCAGAATTGATCAAATTGGTCATACTGTACCAAAAGGCAAACACCAGCTGCAAATGCCTGCCAGATGCTGCACATTAGGGGAGAACGAAAAATTAACATGCCAATGCTTAAGCAATAGAATTACTGGAGGAAGCATCTCTCAAGTAATGAGCCAGCCTTCTATAGCTATAATGGAGAGACTGAAGAATTTGTCTGAAGCTTCAGTGGCCGATGGCAGCTGGTCCAAAGCTGTAACAGAGGAAAAGGGCGCTTATAGAGATTCTGTAATATCTAAAGGGCAACCAAAGTTTGGTTTCTCTTCTGGATCGTCCAGCGCTGTGGTGACAAAGTTTCAGACGTCACCTGAATTTAACAATGTATCCTCCTGTACTGCTAAACATAGCAAACACAAAAGTCTATGTGATGAAGGATCAAGAATCGAGAAATGTTCCGCATCCAGCTATGTGCCTTCCAGTACAGGATGTGAAGAGGCCCTAAATAGTTTCCCTAGATCTCAGTTGAGTCCATCTAGAGTAAAGCGCAGATGTAATCAGATTTCTGACGGAAGTAGACTGGATGAAAAGGACAATGATGAACTTTCTTTTGGACTGCCAAAGAAAACTAGAACATTGAGGTGCTCTGCAAAACGTTCAGAATCAGATGATTGTACTAGGACTAGTTCCCAGTCATCCCGAAAGGAGGGTTCTCAACCACAAAACGAGGGTAATTCATTTTCTTGCAGGGTGTTGAGAACCAAGAGAAAACATCCTACCATGCACCTGAATAGCCAGAACAAGAGTTTCAAAGGTGTCGATGAGCAACCAAATGACAAGGGTATTTTTCTTGGAGGATTAGATTTCTCTGATAGGAAAAAGCAAATTGAAGATATAACCACTCTGGATAGAGCACAACATCACCAGGAAGGGAGTCGAGTGTTTGCCCGCAAACTACCTAAATATGTGTCTCTGAACAGCATTGTAAATGAACCTAATGGTGAAGATGCTTGCAGTGGGAGTGCTGGTATCGATTCTAGTTTAATTGCTACAGGGATAGCAAACGATAATCGAAGatctcccaaaattgttccacTTAATCTGATTCTTAAAAAGGCTAAGAGATGTCGTACTGTTAAACCCCACTGTAAGACAAAAAGTATCCACTTGTCTGAGGGAAAGAGCTCAGATTATTCTGTGGACAGCTCAGATTATTCTGTAGACAAGTATTCTGTTGATAATGAACACCACAGTCCACAAGCTGAAGATGAAATGCAGAGTTCCAAAAAGAGTAGGTATTCATCTAATGGTTCGAGGCCACATGTTGAGGCTCACTGCAAAAGTCCATGTGGTG TTCTTGGAGAAGATGGCCCTCTTGGCCCAGATGTGGAGACAAATCAGTTGTCAATAACATCATCAAGAAGTAATG GAATTAAGAATCGAAGAGCAAGTGTATCCCTTACTAGGATTAAGAGGCATGAGGAATTTGCAAACAGACCAGCATTCTATTCTGGTAGTGATAAAGGCAATGCAGTGCAAGCCCATGAAGTGAATGTTAAAAG ATACGATGGAAGGCTCAACTCAGGTGCTTCATGCTGTGTTTGTGGAATCTCAAACCTGGAGCCTTGCAATCAGTTGATAGAGTGCAGCAAGTGCTATATCAAA GTGCACCAAGCTTGCTATGGTGTTCTAAAAGTTCCAAGAGGAAAATGGTTCTGTAGACCCTGCAAGACTAATACCCTGAACACA GTTTGTGTGTTGTGTGGCTATGGAGGTGGAGCTATGGCAAGGGCACTGAAATCCAAGAACATGCTGAAAAGTTTGCTCAAAAGTTTGACAGCTACAGCAAGATCAGAAAATTATGTTGATTCATTAGGAAATGCAAGCG GTCTGCGAAATCCAGTAGACAGTGCACATGGGGATAACATTATCAGTACGGAGAACACTACCAGCAATTCCCGGACCTCTATTAATCATGATTCCAGTTTACTTGGCCCACGAACAATGCAGTGGGTTCACATGGTCTGTGGGCTGTGGACACCTGGCACAAAATGCCCAAATGCCACCACAATGAGTGCTTTTGATATATCGGGTGCTTCACCAGCTAAGAGAAATACC GCATGCTCTATGTGTAACAGAACGGGGGGCTCATTTATCAAGTGCCGAGATGTAAATTGTTCAGTGCTCTTTCATCCTTGGTGTGCACATCGGAGG GGTTTGCTGCAAAGTGAGGCCGAAGGTGAGCACAAAGAAAATGTTGGCTTTTATGGGAGATGCCTCGATCATGCTATTGATGTTTCTAATCACATTAATCCTAAGAAGGAATGCTTGAGAAGCAACAACTGGGCATGCGCACGTACAGAG GGTTTTAAAGGCCGAAAGGGAGAAGGCTGGACTGGTGCTAACCACAAGACATCTGAAGAGTATAGTGGTGAGTTTAGTGTTTCCCAAGAACAGATAAATGCTTGGTTACGCATAAATGGATCAAAGTCTTGCGGAAGAGGACAG TTTTCATTTCAGAAGGAATACATCCATTACAAGCAGTTAAAAGGATGGAAGCATTTGGTAGTGTATAAATCTGGCATACATGGACTTGGTCTCTATACATCAGTATTTATTCCACGTGGCTCTATG GTTGTAGAGTACGTGGGTGAAATTGTTGGTCAGCGAGTTGCTGACAAAAGAGAGATCGAATACCAGTCTGGGAAACGACAACAGTATAAGAGTGCCTGCTATTTCTTCAAGATTGACAGGGAGCATATTATTGATGCCACCCGCAAGGGTGGAATTGCAAGATTCGTCAACCATTCATGCCAG CCAAACTGTGTTGCGAAAATAATCTCAGTCAGGAATGAGAAGAAG GTAGTGTTCTTTGCAGAACGTCATATAAACCCAGGGGAGGAAATTACTTACGATTACCACTTCAACCGGGAAGATGAAGGCCAGAGGATCCCTTGCTTTTGTAGATCAAGATACTGCAGGCGCTATCTCAACTAG